The nucleotide sequence CTGTGTGGGTTCATTCGGTTCCACCATGTATTGAGGACCTTTGGCCTCTCGATTGTAACACTGTGACTTTATAATAAAACTCccttttaccccgcaaaaaaaagagtaCGCTGCTTCCTCAAATAAGCTATCTGCCTGTGTACGCTTGTGGCACGGGTACTATCAACAAGGTCTGAGGGTCAGAGGGTGGCGTTGTTTTCACACCCTAATCGACTGTAGTAGTCTATGATAGAtttgtaagagcaactctagcagagtcccCATTTTATCGATTGTCATCTATCATATGGAACACGCTTCATAATAATATGGAGGCTGCCAAGGCGATGCGCAAACTCAGAATCACCATGCGGGATCCGTTTGTCGTTGGCTAAAGACCTCTTCCTTCCCCGCCTCAACAATGAAGAAAATTCATTCTAGAATTAAACATGGATTACAACTATGATTTCAACAACCATTTAAACTATGATTCTTTCTCGATTCGAGAAGATCTCAATGTTCTACTTGGAGGATTCAATCTATCCGGCGAACCAACTAGTGGACATTAATCCTGTCACGTACCTCATTGAGATACACGCAACACATTGCACGCATGCACACAACCATTCGAACTTCGACGTGTTGCTTTTTCTCCGTGTGTAACTCCGCCCGAACTTATGAATGTAGGCCAACATTTTGCGGAATCACGAGAAATAAGCAGGTCGAGCCAAATGAGCTATAGTCATGCATATCGGTTATGTTCAATGTTGCGACATGGGTAATCTATTGTATCCCGGTGCACGCTGACAAGACAAACATACCGGCCGTGGCCATGAACATAATCAAAGTGGGGTTCAAGCTATTGTATGTGGTCCTCTTCATCATTGACCCCTAGGAGGATGACTACAGACGGAATTGAGCTATGGCCATGACGCGCTATCCGTggatgcaggaggaagaagatTTCAACATCCCCAAGATTTAAATTGTTTTTCTACTTTTTTGTACGGGTATGTTTGTAAGCACCTGTGATACTTAATATGGCCTTAGGCCTTTTCGCCAAAGAAAATTGGAGGTGCTGGTGCCGTTCAGGTGTAGAGCGGGTTGGATTCATCGGGAGAGAAGAAAACAGGAAAAAGGAACATGTTTCCACGTTGGGCCGGGTAGGCCTGTACTGGGAGAACGGGGCAAATGAATATGCGAGGCTGTTTCCACGTTGATTCATGCTGACATGCTCACATGCATTAATGGACTGTAACATAGCAAGAGCAGTGTGGGCAATGTGGGAGGATGATGTTATTGTACCATTGGTTGGAGGTGAGACCCCAAATGCAAAGTTGTGGCTCTTCAATCTAGTAAACACACGTCAATAGGATCAGCTGGTCGAGGTTCTTGTTACTCTCTGGGCTATTTGGTGGGCGCGGTGGAAAGCAATACATGAAGGGGAGTTCCAAACATTTTTATCGCCAGATACCTTGATGAGGTGCGGTCGGCACATGCCATGCAACCCTTCGGCTCCCAAACCAACTCGTGTGTGGAAGCCCCCACCTGAAGGGTTTGCAAAACTGAATGCCGATGCGGCAGTAGCGAAGACTCGGAAGTCAGAACCGAGGTGCGATTGGGGTGAATTACACCAGGGGGTTTTCCGCGCGCGGGGGcagggggggtgggagggggggCGTCCGTAGTTGTTTTTGAGGGAGTACTCGACCCAGAAACTCTCGACCTATGGGTGCAGAGAAGCTCAAGCTTTAGTAGAAGATTTGGCAATGCGCAAGATCTATTTCACCATTGACTGTCTGAGAGTCGCAAACGACCTTCGGACGACACGTCATCTAGGTGGTTATTGTATGATTGTGAGAGCTTACCCCTGGCAAGACTAGTTTTCTGCACGTGAAATATGCCATGAGAAGCGCGAGCATAATTTGAAGCTCACAATATTGCAAAAATGGCTACTAGCTTGGGTTTGGAACGCCATGTGTGGCTTTCATATCCTCCTAGCAACCTTTGTATCCCAACACTTCCGTCGATAAAATGAAGTGCGCTGTCGCGACTCAGAAGAAATGAACACACGGGGCAAAATTGACACAGAAAATTGAGAGTTAAATATGGCATGTAAAAAAGTGGATTTCAgtccttttcttttcatttttgacGTGTTTTTTGGGACATTTTTAAGAAAAAAGAAGACATAACACACACGAGTGGTTGACTTAGATGCATGCAGTTTGCAATTGCATTGCCAGGCAGCTTATTCGAACGCAAAATATCCAGCGCTTGTCGCATTCCATTCAGAAAGTAATGGAGTAGGCCGGCGACATGTCCGGATTGAACAGCCCAAAGTGCTTCTCGCTCTTCTCCCCGTCCTTCTTGTTCTCGTTGAACATGGCGAAAATGTACGTCTCCAACGGCCCGGGCCGTTTGGGCGTGCCGTTGCCGACATGGTTGATCAACCCCTGGTTATACGCACGCGCGTTCTGCGCCGTCGCCCCGAAACCTTCGTCCGACGGCCACCCGCTCTCGGATATGACCACCTTAACCCCGGGTCTGCCGGCTTTCGCCAGCGCGGTGTAGATGGAGTCGACCATGGCGTCGAAGAGGTTCGTGTATGTCAGCCCGTTGTCGTTCACGGTGGTGCTGCCTGGCACGAAGGTAGCGAAGTTGAGCTGGATGTTCTTCGGGTCTTTCTCGTAGGCGAAGTAGGGGTAGACGTTGACCAGCAGCGGTGCGCCGGTGCTCGCCAGGAACTCAAGGATGGGCCCCATGAATGATGTGTCCGCGAACACACCGTTGGAGGGCGGAGATGTGTCCTTGACCACGTCGAACCGCACGGAAGTCGACACCTTGACGCTGCCGCCGAGGCCGGCGGCCACGAGCGCCGCTTGTACGTTCCTCATGGCCGGGAGGATGGTCTTCTGGCCGGCGCTGTCGATGACCTCGTTGCCGACGGCGATGTAGCGGAAGGAGACGCCCGGGAAGGAGGAGACGTTGGCCTTTACCCAGGCGGCCGCAGCGGAGCTGCTGGAGGCGAGGCTGGGTAGCGCCTTGCCGACGTCCATGAGGACGGCGATGCCCGTGCCGCTGAGAGCATTTAGGACGTTGCCCTCCGGCTCGTAGATCCGCATGGCGTTGATGCCCTTGGATTGGTAGAGCTTCACGACGTCGCTCGGCGCCGGCAGGTCGTTGCCGAGCACGCCGTTGCAGACGCCGATGGAGTGCACTGGAGAAAAAAAATGCGGCATGCAAGAGCTAATGAGTTTGATTTGTTGCGTTAGGTACAGCATGTAATCACCGCCCAAATACTACGATATCGTGTGCTAAATATACCTGCTGGAAATGCTGCGAAGGCAACAAGGACCAGCGCCACTGCGACGTCTACACCTTGCTTCGCCATCCTCCTCGCTTATGTCTGTGTATCTTTGAGGTGTCTTCCCCCTTATTTGGATGCAATGTACCAAGCACACTCGCCTCTTATATACACAAAAAATTCTCAGAACTACCAGGCAGTTTGGCCCAATAATAATTCTCAGAACTACCCGGCAGTTTGGCCCAATAATACACCATTACTAGTTTCTTCTCGGTTTCCATTTTCCATGGCACCTACAGCATGTGTAGTGCTGGCATGAGAGGAGACCGGCCGCCGGCGCAACTTGTTCGTTGGTCTGTGGAAACCGGCTGAACGGTTGTCACCATCCAGTCCGGCCATATTTTATCTTACGCGCGTTGCGGTGATTGACTCGATCCGTCCGTGAGCGATGAGGTCGTCGACGTGCCGCTGCAGGTCGCATTCCATCGCTGGGAGAGAACTTGGCGACACATAGAGCTTGTCTGGCTCGTGGAATTTCCTCACCGCGCTGACCGCTGACCTGGCCCGTCTTAAGGGCTGATGATGGCATCCACAGTGCGTCCTTTGTTGCTTCCTTGCCAGTTGCCACTAAAACCCCAGCTAAGCTAATTGTCTGTGAGTGCCTTGTGGGCTTGTGGC is from Triticum aestivum cultivar Chinese Spring chromosome 3A, IWGSC CS RefSeq v2.1, whole genome shotgun sequence and encodes:
- the LOC123063409 gene encoding glucan endo-1,3-beta-glucosidase GIII; translation: MAKQGVDVAVALVLVAFAAFPAVHSIGVCNGVLGNDLPAPSDVVKLYQSKGINAMRIYEPEGNVLNALSGTGIAVLMDVGKALPSLASSSSAAAAWVKANVSSFPGVSFRYIAVGNEVIDSAGQKTILPAMRNVQAALVAAGLGGSVKVSTSVRFDVVKDTSPPSNGVFADTSFMGPILEFLASTGAPLLVNVYPYFAYEKDPKNIQLNFATFVPGSTTVNDNGLTYTNLFDAMVDSIYTALAKAGRPGVKVVISESGWPSDEGFGATAQNARAYNQGLINHVGNGTPKRPGPLETYIFAMFNENKKDGEKSEKHFGLFNPDMSPAYSITF